Proteins from a genomic interval of Apteryx mantelli isolate bAptMan1 chromosome 5, bAptMan1.hap1, whole genome shotgun sequence:
- the KIAA0232 gene encoding uncharacterized protein KIAA0232 homolog isoform X7, with product MRPICTVVVDGLPSESSSSSYPGPVSVSEMSLLHALGPVQTWLGQELEKCGIDAMIYTRYVLSLLLHDSYDYDLQEQENDIFLGWEKGAYKKWGKSKKKCSDLTLEEMKKQAAVQCLRSASDESSGIETLVEELCSRLKDLQSKQEEKIHKKLEGSLSPETDLSPTAKDQVEMYYEAFPPLSEKPVCLQEIMTVWNKSKVCSYSSSSSSSTVPPTSTDTSSPKDCNSESEVTKERSNKVSATVHERTQQKKSKNEKENKFSNNTVEDKPVLYKKQVRHKSEGKMRPRSWSSGSSEAGSSSSGNQGEYKASMKCIKVRHKTREVRNKKGRNGQSRLSVKSGEKADRKIHSGSSSSSSSGSIKQLCKRGKRPLKEIGRKEAGGNDGKDLYLDSRNEKEYKEEPLWYTEPITEYFVPLSRKSKLETTYRNREDICGVTSEAVEELSESVHGLCISNNNIHKTYLAAGTFIDGHFVEMPAVLNEDIDLAGTSICSQPEDDKYLDDVHLSELTHFYEVDIDQSMLDPGASDTMQGESRILNMIRQKSKEKNDFEAECCIVLDGMELQGESAIWTDSTSSVGAEGWFLQDLSNLAQFWECCSSSSSGDADGESFGGDSPIRFSPILDSTMLNSHMLAGNQELFSDINEGSGINSCFSVFEVQCSNSVLPFSFETLNLGNENADSSSTANILGKTQSRLLIWTKNSAFDENEHCSNLSTRTCSPWSHSEETRSDNETLNIPYEESTQFNAEDINYVVPRVSSSYVDEEILDFLPEEACQQQARTLGEMPTLIFKKKSKLESVCGIQLEQKAESKDYETTQGCSESSPHGEGYSSGVIKDIWTSMTDRNSAAVVEIEGIEDELFSTDVNNYCCCLDTEAKGETLQEPNKAVQRSEYHLWEGQKENLEKRAFVSNDLSKVDGGDYTTPSKPWDVNQEKENSFILGGVYGELKTFNSDGEWAVVPPSHSKGSLLQCAASDVVTIAGTDVFMTPGNSFAPGHRQLWRPFVSFEQNEQSKSGDNGLNKGFSFIFHEDLLGACGNFQVEEPGLEYSFSSFDLNNPFSQVLHVECSFEPEGIASFSPSFKPKSILCSDSDSEVLHPRICGVDRTQYRAIRISPRTHFRPISASELSPGGGSESEFESEKDEGSIAVPSQVDVFEDPQADLKPLEEDAEKEGHYYGKSELESGKFLPRLKKSGMEKSAQTSLDSQEESAGTLPVGNQDPCLECSMKESLDGRAMESSKVNCRIVEPREETNKFCGCKAGCHFPTYEDTPVSSGELEQPHLSCTQQL from the exons AGCTCTGGGATTGAAACTTTAGTGGAGGAGCTTTGCTCCAGACTGAAAGACCTTCAGAGTAAGCAAG aggAGAAGATTCACAAAAAGTTAGAAGGCTCGTTGTCTCCTGAGACTGATTTATCTCCCACAGCAAAGGATCAAGTAGAAat gtaCTAtgaagcatttcctcctctttctgaaAAGCCAGTTTGCCTGCAGGAAATTATGACTGTATGGAATAAATCCAAAGTATGCTCTTACTCTAGCTCCTCATCTTCATCCACTGTTCCACCAACTAGCACAGATACGTCTTCTCCAAAGGACTGCAATAGTGAAAGTGAAGTAACTAAGGAGAGAAGTAATAAAGTATCTGCAACTGTACATGAAAGAACCCAgcagaagaaaagtaaaaatgaaaaagaaaacaagtttagTAACAACACTGTTGAAGACAAGCCTGTTTTATACAAAAAGCAAGTCCGACATAAGTCTGAGGGAAAGATGCGTCCTCGCTCCTGGTCATCTGGTTCTAGTGAGGCTGGTTCAAGTTCTAGTGGTAATCAAGGTGAATACAAGGCATCAATGAAATGTATTAAAGTAAGACACAAAACGAGAGAGGTTCGAAATAAAAAAGGGCGTAATGGGCAAAGCAGGCTTTCAGTGAAGTCTGGTGAAAAGGCTGATAGAAAAATCCACAGtggaagcagtagcagcagcagcagtgggtcCATCAAACAGCTGTGCAAAAGAGGTAAAAGGCCATTAAAAGAAATTGGAAGAAAAGAAGCAGGCGGTAATGATGGAAAAGATCTGTATTTAGACAGCAGAAATGAAAAGGAGTACAAAGAAGAACCCTTGTGGTATACTGAGCCGATTACAGAGTACTTTGTTCCTCTTAGCAGAAAAAGCAAGCTTGAGACTACGTACCGCAACAGAGAAGATATATGTGGTGTAACATCAGAGGCTGTAGAAGAGTTGTCTGAATCAGTGCATGGTCTTTGTATTAGCAACAATAACATTCATAAAACATACCTCGCAGCAGGTACTTTCATCGATGGTCACTTTGTAGAAATGCCTGCAGTTCTAAATGAGGATATTGACCTCGCTGGGACCTCAATATGTTCTCAACCAGAGGACGACAAATATTTAGATGATGTTCATCTGTCAGAACTAACACACTTCTATGAAGTGGATATTGATCAATCCATGTTGGATCCTGGTGCCTCAGATACGATGCAAGGGGAGAGTCGGATTTTAAATATGATTCGAcaaaagagtaaagaaaaaaatgattttgaggCAGAATGTTGCATAGTGTTAGATGGAATGGAGTTGCAAGGGGAAAGTGCAATATGGACAGATTCAACCAGCTCTGTTGGTGCTGAAGGGTGGTTCTTGCAAGACCTTAGTAATTTAGCTCAATTTTGGGAGTGCTGTTCATCTTCTAGTTCTGGTGATGCAGATGGGGAAAGTTTTGGAGGGGATTCTCCTATTAGATTCTCCCCCATCTTAGACAGCACAATGCTTAATTCACACATGCTTGCTGGCAATCAAGAGCTCTTTTCAGATATTAATGAAGGGTCTGGTATAAActcttgtttttcagtgtttgaagTGCAATGCAGTAACTCTGTTttaccattttcttttgaaacactCAATTTGGGAAATGAAAATGCAGATTCTAGTAGCACTGCTAATATTCTTGGGAAAACACAGTCTAGATTGCTAATATGGACCAAAAATAGTGCCTTTGATGAAAATGAACACTGTTCCAATCTTTCAACAAGAACCTGTAGTCCATGGTCACACTCGGAGGAAACACGTTCGGACAATGAGACTTTAAATATTCCATATGAAGAATCCACGCAATTTAATGCAGAAGATATTAATTATGTAGTTCCTAGAGTGTCTTCAAGTTATGTAGATGAAGAAATTCTAGATTTTTTGCCAGAAGAAGCCTGCCAGCAACAAGCTAGAACTTTAGGAGAAATGCCCActttgattttcaaaaaaaaatctaaactagaATCTGTCTGTGGTATTCAGCtagaacaaaaagcagaaagtAAAGACTATGAAACTACACAAGGGTGTAGTGAAAGCAGTCCACATGGAGAAGGCTACAGCTCAGGGGTTATTAAAGATATCTGGACAAGTATGACAGACAGAAATTCTGCAGCAGTGGTAGAAATAGAAGGAATAGAAGATGAATTGTTTTCAACTGATGTAAATAACTATTGCTGCTGTTTGGATACAGAAGCAAAAGGTGAAACCCTCCAGGAGCCCAATAAAGCAGTGCAAAGATCAGAGTATCATCTTTGGGAAGGTCAAAAGGAGAATTTAGAGAAGAGAGCCTTTGTTTCAAATGATTTATCAAAAGTAGATGGTGGTGACTATACTACACCATCAAAACCTTGGGATGTtaaccaggaaaaagaaaactcattTATACTTGGTGGTGTGTATGGGGAGCTCAAAACATTTAACAGTGATGGAGAATGGGCAGTGGTGCCACCTAGTCACTCAAAAGGGAGCTTGTTACAGTGTGCAGCTTCTGATGTAGTGACAATAGCTGGTACGGATGTCTTTATGACTCCAGGTAACAGCTTTGCCCCTGGTCACAGGCAATTATGGAGGCCATTTGTATCATTTGAACAGAATGAGCAGTCAAAGAGCGGAGATAATGGATTAAATAAaggtttttcttttatcttccatGAAGACTTACTGGGAGCTTGTGGTAACTTTCAAGTCGAAGAACCAGGGCTTGAATACTCATTCTCTTCCTTTGACCTGAACAATCCATTTTCACAAGTTCTTCATGTAGAGTGTTCATTTGAGCCAGAAGGAATTGCATCTTTCAGCCCTAGTTTTAAACCTAAGTCAATTCTGTGCTCTGATTCAGACAGTGAGGTTTTACACCCCAGAATATGTGGTGTTGATCGAACGCAGTACAGGGCTATACGGATTTCTCCAAGGACTCACTTTCGCCCAATTTCTGCATCTGAACTTTCCCCAGGTGGTGGAAGTGAGTCAGAATTTGAGTCAGAAAAAGATGAGGGAAGTATTGCTGTCCCTTCTCAAGTAGATGTGTTTGAGGATCCACAAGCGGATCTCAAACCTCTGGAAGAAGATGCAGAAAAAGAAGGGCATTATTATGGAAAATCAGAGCTTGAATCTGGAAAATTCCTTCCCAGATTAAAAAAGTCTGGAATGGAGAAGAGTGCGCAGACGTCATTGGATTCCCAAGAAGAATCGGCTGGGACGTTGCCAGTAGGAAACCAAGATCCATGTTTAGAGTGTAGTATGAAAGAATCTCTAGATGGGAGGGCGATGGAGAGCTCTAAAGTAAACTGCAGAATAGTGGAGCCACGGGAGGAAACTAACAAGTTTTGCGGTTGTAAAGCAGGGTGCCATTTCCCTACATATGAGGATACTCCTGTTTCTTCAGGAGAACTTGAACAG CCTCATCTTTCATGTACTCAGCAGTTGTAG